A stretch of Colletotrichum lupini chromosome 2, complete sequence DNA encodes these proteins:
- a CDS encoding carboxymethylenebutenolidase, which translates to MSAVTIQPPLSRRGHGPGLIIVVEEGINLSKHDKILDPPPSQKWAEEGYAVAQIVVAPGAADVAGQVTSAIKSLRELDTCDDKDKFGVTSLISAPSSQLVDALESRSEIKAAVFYNFGQALTIPTLSHLPKTVTDSPKPTPTAKTHSYPGASDFFVVPSHPNFNANAAGLAHTRTLTFLKPLLGGPYFDLEAVWEEHTLFEFGERNVEKTMATMVEQPYVNHIPTLTGGVGRQYLTSFYRDHFIFNNPDDTELELVSRTVGIDRVIDEFVFKCTHNRVIDWLLPGVPPTGKHLSIPFTSVVNVRGDHLHHEHIAWDQATALRQLGLLPEFLPFPYQINGSGPASGKKFEFKLPVAGVESAHKLVDESAVESNAMFEYGTREVDA; encoded by the exons ATGAGCGCCGTGACAATTCAACCACCGCTGTCCCGCCGTGGCCATGGGCCTGGGCTCATCATCGTAGTTGAAGAGGGCATCAACCTATCCAAACACGACAAGATCCTGGACCCGCCTCCATCGCAGAAATGGGCAGAAGAAGGATACGCCGTTGCGCAGATAGTTGTTGCACCCGGAGCCGCGGACGTTGCTGGTCAGGTTACCTCGGCCATTAAAAGTCTCAGAGAGCTCGACACTTGTGACGACAAGGACAAGTTTGGCGTCACTT CTCTCATTAGTGCGCCCTCTTCGCAACTCGTGGATGCCCTAGAGAGCCGCTCCGAGATCAAGGCGGCTGTGTTCTATAACTTTGGCCAAGCACTTACAATTCCCACCCTTTCGCATCTCCCCAAAACCGTGACAGACAGTCCCAAGCCAACTCCTACGGCAAAGACTCACTCCTACCCCGGAGCAAGTGACTTCTTCGTCGTCCCTAGCCATCCCAACTTCAACGCCAATGCTGCAGGGCTCGCGCACACCCGCACACTGACGTTCCTGAAACCCCTCCTCGGCGGGCCGTACTTCGATCTCGAGGCCGTCTGGGAAGAGCATACCCTCTTCGAGTTTGGCGAGCGCAATGTCGAAAAGACCATGGCCACCATGGTCGAGCAGCCCTAT GTCAACCACATCCCGACGCTCACCGGCGGCGTAGGCCGTCAGTACCTGACCAGCTTCTACAGAGACCACTTCATCTTCAATAACCCCGACGACACTGAGCTTGAGCTGGTCAGCCGCACTGTAGGCATTGACAGAGTGATTGATGAATTCGTCTTCAAGTGCACCCATAACAGGGTCATCGACTGGCT GCTCCCTGGTGTTCCGCCAACTGGCAAGCATCTTTCCATTCCCTTCACGAGTGTCGTCAATGTGCGGGGCGACCATCTCCACCACGAGCACATCGCCTGGGACCAGGCTACCGCGCTGCGCCAACTTGGCCTCCTGCCCGAGTTCCTGCCGTTCCCCTACCAGATCAACGGTAGCGGCCCGGCGTCCGGAAAGAAATTCGAATTCAAGCTGCCTGTCGCCGGCGTAGAGTCGGCGCATAAGCTCGTCGACGAGAGCGCGGTGGAGTCGAATGCCATGTTCGAGTATGGAACGCGAGAGGTCGATGCCTAG
- a CDS encoding prephenate dehydratase codes for MSDKSQVSAEAAGGGVKPLVGFLGPQASYTHQVDIFEVVQAGEVAFGVVPVENSTNGSVLFTLDNFADRNGLYPDISVCGEIYLDVHHFLVGRRPDPVHDAAAGPGLRGGDEGSGACTPTASDPNPLKPRTKPLCSLKHVRRLYSHPQAWGQCVAFLQTYLKGIEAIDVSSTSRAAELVSLDETGTSAAISSEIAAGMHGIDVLARTIEDREDNTTRFFIIRKGLDEKQKMPGHCVRPKTKTKSMVSFTVPHEAPGALADVLECFRRYGTNLTSINSRPSLTAPFNYVFFVEFEGHRFRDPEGRVKGALDGVARVAERWRWLGSWEDQRS; via the exons ATGAGTGACAAGTCTCAGGTTTCGGCGGAGGCTGCAGGCGGAGGAGTCAAGCCTCTGGTGGGCTTCTTGGGCCCCCAGGCCTCGTACACGCACCAGGTAG ACATCTTCGAGGTCGTACAAGCCGGCGAGGTCGCTTTTGGCGTCGTTCCCGTCGAGAACTCAACCAATGGGTCCGTCCTGTTCACGCTGGACAACTTTGCCGATCGCAACGGCTTGTACCCAGACATTTCGGTCTGCGGGGAGATCTACCTCGACGTGCACCACTTTCTCGTCGGCCGCCGTCCGGACCCGGTTCacgacgccgccgccggcccGGGACTACGGGGAGGAGACGAAGGCTCCGGCGCCTGCACGCCCACGGCATCGGACCCGAACCCGCTGAAGCCGCGGACGAAGCCGCTGTGCAGCCTCAAGCACGTCCGGCGCCTGTACTCGCACCCGCAGGCGTGGGGCCAGTGCGTCGCCTTCTTGCAGACGTACCTCAAGGGTATCGAGGCCATCGACGTCAGCTCGACGAGCCGCGCGGCGGAGCTGGTCAGCCTGGACGAGACGGGGACGAGCGCCGCCATCTCGAGCGAGATCGCGGCGGGTATGCACGGTATCGACGTGCTCGCGCGGACGATTGAGGACCGCGAGGATAACACGACGCGGTTCTTCATCATCCGAAAAGGGCTGGACGAGAAGCAAAAGATGCCGGGCCACTGCGTCAGGCCAAAGACGAAGACAAAGTCCATGGTTTCATTTACGGTGCCGCACGAGGCACCTGGCGCGCTGGCGGACGTGTTGGAGTGTTTCCGGCGCTACGGGACGAATCTCACGAGCATCAACAGCCGGCCGAGCCTGACGGCGCCGTTCAACTATGTCTTCTTCGTTGAGTTTGAGGGGCACCGGTTCCGGGATCCGGAGGGGAGGGTCAAGGGGGCGCTGGACGGGGTGGCTCGGGTGGCGGAGAGATGGCGGTGGCTTGGGAGCTGGGAGGACCAACGGTCGTGA